A window of the Scophthalmus maximus strain ysfricsl-2021 chromosome 8, ASM2237912v1, whole genome shotgun sequence genome harbors these coding sequences:
- the LOC118312786 gene encoding apoptosis-stimulating of p53 protein 2-like isoform X3 translates to MRAEPEETRAEPEEPEEPSLQQKVPRFRFAVNRRGKRWLAGKTLRVAIWLRAWRQVPLLEKQMAQCIMGIMSKNICHGPKYSTGSIKMFLTVYLSNNDQHVSEVPVTPETLCRDVVELCKEPGEAECYLAEMWRDSERVVGEAERMMEVLQRWGQQRGEVRYLLHHQRAPGREAGGSRDADPMMKKNQGKSERRLENGVCCLDVTLSDLQDLATRQQQQISVQQQLLASRRLRHLKLQDQRQQQQDASEQERLRQLRENAHNQEAKLRRVRALRGQVEQKRLSNSKLGQCDGVEEIEQMTGLFQQKQRELLAAVARVEELSDQLEELRSNRTEPPPPPPPPHHHHKTPPSTAELERLWKELQLRNKLNQDQGARLQQQRDGLNKRNLEVAAMDRRLAELRQRLWKKKAALQQKENLPVASDGGAPQLGVGSRVAAVGPYIQLSSVTRPQEPPMKAAYPDGTATLPMPDSSLKPPPRPVKPASGFISSKINKLSDWNSGALPESRGGHGHASTLPRMSSLSRRYSGGETLTDQTGPPVSDILPPVPSRTSHTSENLLRDNQASGKGLSKTAAPPPVPSKPKPYSSSGPPTFSKSTYSTGTFPGKARPVGGHLRALGVLSSHCNTLPLPNKQETPPAATVRPYTPDLSEGPLPVLQKPQTVAASSIYSMYTQQATLGKGYQPGGQGTLPRTQPRVYGKPVLPASGGQQQSVASDITALNSGSNVSNEADNSCLGNGEGVSGETAERATPRPLSPTKLLPFLSNPHRNPSDADLEALRRRLHHAPRPLKKRSSITEPEGPAGPNIQKLLYQKTTLAAMETIPMETVGPGGTYIQPGVHEDRMGGMDVTSRVDDDTGAGYIQLFAESPEDSLTPPPLLPRSPISDPASCRSLCPPLEDKEEEEEGGCPALVHHFLEEFPPYPPPPYPSCEEAEQGDDALQPPEVTGQVTAPPGKRSILRKVNSERINHGLRVKFNPLALLLDSSLEGEYDLVQRVIYDISAMEVVDDPSMPNDEGITALHNAVCAGHTEIVKFLVQFGVNVNAADSDGWTPLHCAASCNNVQVCKFLVESGAAVFATTYSDLQTAADKCEEMEEGYAQCSQFLYGVQEKMGVMNRGVVYALWDYEPQGGDELGFGEGDCMTVLRREDEVETDWWWARCGDHEGYIPRNLLGLYLRIKPRQRSLA, encoded by the exons atgagggcggAGCCAGAAGAGACGAGGGCGGagccagaggaaccagaggaaccatCTCTGCAGCAGAAGGTTCCAAGGTTCAGATTCGCGGTGAACCGCAGAGGGAAACGTTGGCTGGCTGGTAAAACGCTGCGGGTGGCGATCTGGCTCCGGGCCTGGCGGCAGGTACCCCTGCTGGAGAAACAGATGGCCCAATGCATCATGGGAATTATGTCCAAAAATATCTGCCATGGCCCTAAATATAGCACAGGAAGCATAAAG ATGTTCCTCACCGTGTACCTCAGCAACAACGACCAGCACGTCAGCGAGGTTCCTGTCACGCCGGAGACGCTGTGCAGGGACGTGGTGGAGCTGTGCAAGGAGCCCGGCGAGGCCGAGTGCTACCTGGCTGAGATGTGGAGGGACTCAG AGCGTGTGGTTGGGGAAGCGGAGCGGATGATGGAGGTGTTGCAGCGGTGGGGGCAGCAGAGGGGGGAGGTCCGTTACCTGCTGCACCATCAGAGAGCTCCGGGCCGGGAGGCAG GAGGATCCCGAGATGCAGATCcgatgatgaagaagaaccaGGGGAAATCTGAGAGACGTCTGGAGAACGGG gtctGTTGTCTGGACGTGACACTGAGTGACCTGCAGGATCTGGCCActcgacagcagcagcagatcagcgtccagcagcagcttctggCCTCCAgg CGGCTGCGACACCTGAAGCTGCAGgaccagcggcagcagcagcaggatgcgTCAGAGCAGGAGCGACTGCGGCAGCTCAGAGAGAACGCTCACAACCAGGAGGCCAAACTGCGGCGGGTCCGGGCCCTCAGGGGCCAGGTGGAGCAGAAGCGCCTCAGCAACAGTAAACTGGGTCAGTGTGACGGAg tggagGAGATCGAGCAGATGACCGGCCTGTTCcagcagaagcagagggagCTGCTGGCGGCGGTGGCGAgggtggaggagctgagcgaccagctggaggagctgcggaGCAACAGGAcggagcctcctcctccacctcctcctcctcaccaccaccacaagaCCCCGCCCTCCACCGCAGAGCTGGAGCGACTCTGGAAAGAGCTGCAG ctgagGAACAAGCTGAACCAGGACCAGGGCgccaggctgcagcagcagagagacggtCTGAACAAGAGGAACCTGGAGGTGGCGGCGATGGACCGGCGGCTGGCTGAGCTCCGGCAGCGGCTCTGGAAGAAGAAGGCCGCCCTGCAGCAGAAGGAGAACCTGCCG GTGGCCTCGGATGGCGGCGCCCCTCAGCTTGGCGTGGGCTCCAGGGTGGCGGCGGTGGGGCCGTACATTCAGTTGTCCTCCGTGACGAGACCTCAGGAGCCTCCTATGAAGGCGGCGTACCCAGACGGCACGGCCACTCTGCCGATGCCCGACTCGTCCCTGAAGCCGCCACCCCGACCCGTCAAACCGGCCTCAG GTTTCATCTCCTCAAAGATAAACAAACTCTCCGACTGGAACTCTGGAGCACTTCCTGAATCCAGAGGAGGTCACGGCCACGCCTCCACCCTGCCTCGCATGTCCAGCCTCAGCCGCCGCTACTCAG GTGGTGAGACCCTCACAGACCAGACGGGCCCTCCAGTGTCCGACATCCTGCCTCCTGTCCCGTCACGGACCAGTCACACCTCTGAAAACCTGCTCAGGGACAATCag GCCTCTGGTAAAGGTCTGTCCAAGACGGCGGCGCCACCTCCAGTTCCCAGTAAGCCCAAACCGTATTCCTCGTCCGGCCCACCAACCTTCTCCAAGTCCACTTACAGCACCGGGACCTTCCCTGGTAAGGCCCGGCCGGTCGGGGGCCACCTCCGGGCTCTGGGCGTCCTCTCTAGCCACTGCAACACGCTCCCCCTGCCCAACAAGCAGGAGACCCCTCCGGCCGCCACCGTCCGCCCGTACACCCCTGACCTCTCGGAAGGCCCCCTTCCGGTGCTGCAGAAGCCCCAGACTGTGGCGGCTTCATCCATCTACTCCATGTACACCCAGCAGGCCACGCTGGGGAAGGGCTACCAGCCAGGGGGCCAGGGCACGCTACCCCGCACTCAGCCCCGAG TGTACGGGAAACCGGTCCTCCCAGCCAGCGGGGGGCAGCAGCAGTCTGTCGCCTCAGACATCACTGCCCTGAATTCTGGGTCCAATGTGTCCAACGAGGCTGACAACAGTTGCCTGGGTAACGGCGAAGGTGTCAGTGGAGAGACGGCAGAGCGTGCCACGCCTCGACCGCTCAGCCCCACCAAGCTCCTCCCCTTCCTGTCCAACCCTCACAGGAACCCCAGCGACGCCGACCTGGAGGCCCTGCGCCGCCGGCTGCACCACGCCCCCCGGCCCCTGAAGAAGCGAAGCTCCATCACAGAGCCCGAGGGCCCGGCTGGACCCAACATCCAGAAGCTGCTCTACCAGAAGACCACTCTAGCTGCCATGGAAACCATCCCCATGGAGACAGTCGGTCCAGGAGGGACCTACATTCAGCCCGGAGTTCACGAGGACAGGATGGGCGGCATGGATGTAACATCCAGGGTCGACGACGACACGGGAGCTGGCTACATCCAGCTGTTCGCCGAGAGCCCAGAggactctctgactccgcccccccTGCTGCCGCGCTCACCCATCTCTGACCCCGCCTCCTGCCGCTCCCTGTGCCCCCCtctggaggacaaggaggaggaggaggaagggggttgTCCGGCCTTAGTCCATCACTTTCTAGAGGAGTTCCCTCCTTACCCGCCCCCACCGTACCCCAGCTGTGAGGAGGCGGAGCAGGGAGACGACGCTCTTCAGCCGCCGGAGGTGACGGGGCAGGTCACAGCGCCGCCG GGTAAGAGGTCGATCCTCCGCAAAGTCAACTCGGAGCGGATCAACCACGGCCTGCGGGTCAAGTTCAACCCTCTGGCCCTCCTGCTGGACTCTTCTCTGGAGGGCGAGTACGACCTTGTGCAGAGGGTCATCTATGAC ATCTCAGCAATGGAGGTG GTGGACGACCCCAGCATGCCGAACGACGAGGGCATCACTGCGCTGCACAACGCTGTCTGCGCCGGCCACACGGAGATCGTCAAGTTTCTGGTTCAGTTTGGCGTCAACGTCAACGCTGCCGACAGTGACGGCTG GACTCCGCTTCACTGCGCCGCCTCTTGTAACAACGTTCAGGTCTGTAAGTTCCTGGTGGAGTCGGGGGCGGCCGTGTTCGCCACCACCTACAGTGACTTGCAAACCGCTGCCGACAAATGTGAAGAAATGGAGGAGGGCTACGCACAGTGCTCCCAATTCCTCTACG GAGTTCAGGAGAAGATGGGCGTGATGAACCGCGGCGTGGTGTACGCCCTGTGGGACTACGAGCCTCAGGGCGGCGACGAGCTCGGCTTCGGCGAGGGCGACTGCATGACGGTGCTGAGGCgggaggatgaggtggagaCGGACTGGTGGTGGGCGCGATGTGGCGACCACGAGGGCTACATCCCCCGCAACCTGCTGGGG
- the LOC118312786 gene encoding apoptosis-stimulating of p53 protein 2-like isoform X7 has product MRAEPEETRAEPEEPEEPSLQQKVPRFRFAVNRRGKRWLAGKTLRVAIWLRAWRQVPLLEKQMAQCIMGIMSKNICHGPKYSTGSIKMFLTVYLSNNDQHVSEVPVTPETLCRDVVELCKEPGEAECYLAEMWRDSERVVGEAERMMEVLQRWGQQRGEVRYLLHHQRAPGREAGGSRDADPMMKKNQGKSERRLENGVCCLDVTLSDLQDLATRQQQQISVQQQLLASREQRLRHLKLQDQRQQQQDASEQERLRQLRENAHNQEAKLRRVRALRGQVEQKRLSNSKLGQCDGVEEIEQMTGLFQQKQRELLAAVARVEELSDQLEELRSNRTEPPPPPPPPHHHHKTPPSTAELERLWKELQLRNKLNQDQGARLQQQRDGLNKRNLEVAAMDRRLAELRQRLWKKKAALQQKENLPVASDGGAPQLGVGSRVAAVGPYIQLSSVTRPQEPPMKAAYPDGTATLPMPDSSLKPPPRPVKPASGFISSKINKLSDWNSGALPESRGGHGHASTLPRMSSLSRRYSGGETLTDQTGPPVSDILPPVPSRTSHTSENLLRDNQASGKGLSKTAAPPPVPSKPKPYSSSGPPTFSKSTYSTGTFPGKARPVGGHLRALGVLSSHCNTLPLPNKQETPPAATVRPYTPDLSEGPLPVLQKPQTVAASSIYSMYTQQATLGKGYQPGGQGTLPRTQPRVYGKPVLPASGGQQQSVASDITALNSGSNVSNEADNSCLGNGEGVSGETAERATPRPLSPTKLLPFLSNPHRNPSDADLEALRRRLHHAPRPLKKRSSITEPEGPAGPNIQKLLYQKTTLAAMETIPMETVGPGGTYIQPGVHEDRMGGMDVTSRVDDDTGAGYIQLFAESPEDSLTPPPLLPRSPISDPASCRSLCPPLEDKEEEEEGGCPALVHHFLEEFPPYPPPPYPSCEEAEQGDDALQPPEVTGQVTAPPGKRSILRKVNSERINHGLRVKFNPLALLLDSSLEGEYDLVQRVIYDISAMEVVDDPSMPNDEGITALHNAVCAGHTEIVKFLVQFGVNVNAADSDGWTPLHCAASCNNVQVCKFLVESGAAVFATTYSDLQTAADKCEEMEEGYAQCSQFLYGFWRFHHSLWRSGKPLRER; this is encoded by the exons atgagggcggAGCCAGAAGAGACGAGGGCGGagccagaggaaccagaggaaccatCTCTGCAGCAGAAGGTTCCAAGGTTCAGATTCGCGGTGAACCGCAGAGGGAAACGTTGGCTGGCTGGTAAAACGCTGCGGGTGGCGATCTGGCTCCGGGCCTGGCGGCAGGTACCCCTGCTGGAGAAACAGATGGCCCAATGCATCATGGGAATTATGTCCAAAAATATCTGCCATGGCCCTAAATATAGCACAGGAAGCATAAAG ATGTTCCTCACCGTGTACCTCAGCAACAACGACCAGCACGTCAGCGAGGTTCCTGTCACGCCGGAGACGCTGTGCAGGGACGTGGTGGAGCTGTGCAAGGAGCCCGGCGAGGCCGAGTGCTACCTGGCTGAGATGTGGAGGGACTCAG AGCGTGTGGTTGGGGAAGCGGAGCGGATGATGGAGGTGTTGCAGCGGTGGGGGCAGCAGAGGGGGGAGGTCCGTTACCTGCTGCACCATCAGAGAGCTCCGGGCCGGGAGGCAG GAGGATCCCGAGATGCAGATCcgatgatgaagaagaaccaGGGGAAATCTGAGAGACGTCTGGAGAACGGG gtctGTTGTCTGGACGTGACACTGAGTGACCTGCAGGATCTGGCCActcgacagcagcagcagatcagcgtccagcagcagcttctggCCTCCAgg GAGCAGCGGCTGCGACACCTGAAGCTGCAGgaccagcggcagcagcagcaggatgcgTCAGAGCAGGAGCGACTGCGGCAGCTCAGAGAGAACGCTCACAACCAGGAGGCCAAACTGCGGCGGGTCCGGGCCCTCAGGGGCCAGGTGGAGCAGAAGCGCCTCAGCAACAGTAAACTGGGTCAGTGTGACGGAg tggagGAGATCGAGCAGATGACCGGCCTGTTCcagcagaagcagagggagCTGCTGGCGGCGGTGGCGAgggtggaggagctgagcgaccagctggaggagctgcggaGCAACAGGAcggagcctcctcctccacctcctcctcctcaccaccaccacaagaCCCCGCCCTCCACCGCAGAGCTGGAGCGACTCTGGAAAGAGCTGCAG ctgagGAACAAGCTGAACCAGGACCAGGGCgccaggctgcagcagcagagagacggtCTGAACAAGAGGAACCTGGAGGTGGCGGCGATGGACCGGCGGCTGGCTGAGCTCCGGCAGCGGCTCTGGAAGAAGAAGGCCGCCCTGCAGCAGAAGGAGAACCTGCCG GTGGCCTCGGATGGCGGCGCCCCTCAGCTTGGCGTGGGCTCCAGGGTGGCGGCGGTGGGGCCGTACATTCAGTTGTCCTCCGTGACGAGACCTCAGGAGCCTCCTATGAAGGCGGCGTACCCAGACGGCACGGCCACTCTGCCGATGCCCGACTCGTCCCTGAAGCCGCCACCCCGACCCGTCAAACCGGCCTCAG GTTTCATCTCCTCAAAGATAAACAAACTCTCCGACTGGAACTCTGGAGCACTTCCTGAATCCAGAGGAGGTCACGGCCACGCCTCCACCCTGCCTCGCATGTCCAGCCTCAGCCGCCGCTACTCAG GTGGTGAGACCCTCACAGACCAGACGGGCCCTCCAGTGTCCGACATCCTGCCTCCTGTCCCGTCACGGACCAGTCACACCTCTGAAAACCTGCTCAGGGACAATCag GCCTCTGGTAAAGGTCTGTCCAAGACGGCGGCGCCACCTCCAGTTCCCAGTAAGCCCAAACCGTATTCCTCGTCCGGCCCACCAACCTTCTCCAAGTCCACTTACAGCACCGGGACCTTCCCTGGTAAGGCCCGGCCGGTCGGGGGCCACCTCCGGGCTCTGGGCGTCCTCTCTAGCCACTGCAACACGCTCCCCCTGCCCAACAAGCAGGAGACCCCTCCGGCCGCCACCGTCCGCCCGTACACCCCTGACCTCTCGGAAGGCCCCCTTCCGGTGCTGCAGAAGCCCCAGACTGTGGCGGCTTCATCCATCTACTCCATGTACACCCAGCAGGCCACGCTGGGGAAGGGCTACCAGCCAGGGGGCCAGGGCACGCTACCCCGCACTCAGCCCCGAG TGTACGGGAAACCGGTCCTCCCAGCCAGCGGGGGGCAGCAGCAGTCTGTCGCCTCAGACATCACTGCCCTGAATTCTGGGTCCAATGTGTCCAACGAGGCTGACAACAGTTGCCTGGGTAACGGCGAAGGTGTCAGTGGAGAGACGGCAGAGCGTGCCACGCCTCGACCGCTCAGCCCCACCAAGCTCCTCCCCTTCCTGTCCAACCCTCACAGGAACCCCAGCGACGCCGACCTGGAGGCCCTGCGCCGCCGGCTGCACCACGCCCCCCGGCCCCTGAAGAAGCGAAGCTCCATCACAGAGCCCGAGGGCCCGGCTGGACCCAACATCCAGAAGCTGCTCTACCAGAAGACCACTCTAGCTGCCATGGAAACCATCCCCATGGAGACAGTCGGTCCAGGAGGGACCTACATTCAGCCCGGAGTTCACGAGGACAGGATGGGCGGCATGGATGTAACATCCAGGGTCGACGACGACACGGGAGCTGGCTACATCCAGCTGTTCGCCGAGAGCCCAGAggactctctgactccgcccccccTGCTGCCGCGCTCACCCATCTCTGACCCCGCCTCCTGCCGCTCCCTGTGCCCCCCtctggaggacaaggaggaggaggaggaagggggttgTCCGGCCTTAGTCCATCACTTTCTAGAGGAGTTCCCTCCTTACCCGCCCCCACCGTACCCCAGCTGTGAGGAGGCGGAGCAGGGAGACGACGCTCTTCAGCCGCCGGAGGTGACGGGGCAGGTCACAGCGCCGCCG GGTAAGAGGTCGATCCTCCGCAAAGTCAACTCGGAGCGGATCAACCACGGCCTGCGGGTCAAGTTCAACCCTCTGGCCCTCCTGCTGGACTCTTCTCTGGAGGGCGAGTACGACCTTGTGCAGAGGGTCATCTATGAC ATCTCAGCAATGGAGGTG GTGGACGACCCCAGCATGCCGAACGACGAGGGCATCACTGCGCTGCACAACGCTGTCTGCGCCGGCCACACGGAGATCGTCAAGTTTCTGGTTCAGTTTGGCGTCAACGTCAACGCTGCCGACAGTGACGGCTG GACTCCGCTTCACTGCGCCGCCTCTTGTAACAACGTTCAGGTCTGTAAGTTCCTGGTGGAGTCGGGGGCGGCCGTGTTCGCCACCACCTACAGTGACTTGCAAACCGCTGCCGACAAATGTGAAGAAATGGAGGAGGGCTACGCACAGTGCTCCCAATTCCTCTACG GTTTTTGGAGGTTCCACCATTCCTTGTGGAGATCTGGGAAACCTCTGAGGGAGCGCTAG
- the LOC118312786 gene encoding apoptosis-stimulating of p53 protein 2-like isoform X2: MRAEPEETRAEPEEPEEPSLQQKVPRFRFAVNRRGKRWLAGKTLRVAIWLRAWRQVPLLEKQMAQCIMGIMSKNICHGPKYSTGSIKMFLTVYLSNNDQHVSEVPVTPETLCRDVVELCKEPGEAECYLAEMWRDSERVVGEAERMMEVLQRWGQQRGEVRYLLHHQRAPGREAGGSRDADPMMKKNQGKSERRLENGVCCLDVTLSDLQDLATRQQQQISVQQQLLASREQRLRHLKLQDQRQQQQDASEQERLRQLRENAHNQEAKLRRVRALRGQVEQKRLSNSKLGQCDGVEEIEQMTGLFQQKQRELLAAVARVEELSDQLEELRSNRTEPPPPPPPPHHHHKTPPSTAELERLWKELQLRNKLNQDQGARLQQQRDGLNKRNLEVAAMDRRLAELRQRLWKKKAALQQKENLPVASDGGAPQLGVGSRVAAVGPYIQLSSVTRPQEPPMKAAYPDGTATLPMPDSSLKPPPRPVKPASGFISSKINKLSDWNSGALPESRGGHGHASTLPRMSSLSRRYSGGETLTDQTGPPVSDILPPVPSRTSHTSENLLRDNQASGKGLSKTAAPPPVPSKPKPYSSSGPPTFSKSTYSTGTFPGKARPVGGHLRALGVLSSHCNTLPLPNKQETPPAATVRPYTPDLSEGPLPVLQKPQTVAASSIYSMYTQQATLGKGYQPGGQGTLPRTQPRVYGKPVLPASGGQQQSVASDITALNSGSNVSNEADNSCLGNGEGVSGETAERATPRPLSPTKLLPFLSNPHRNPSDADLEALRRRLHHAPRPLKKRSSITEPEGPAGPNIQKLLYQKTTLAAMETIPMETVGPGGTYIQPGVHEDRMGGMDVTSRVDDDTGAGYIQLFAESPEDSLTPPPLLPRSPISDPASCRSLCPPLEDKEEEEEGGCPALVHHFLEEFPPYPPPPYPSCEEAEQGDDALQPPEVTGQVTAPPGKRSILRKVNSERINHGLRVKFNPLALLLDSSLEGEYDLVQRVIYDISAMEVDDPSMPNDEGITALHNAVCAGHTEIVKFLVQFGVNVNAADSDGWTPLHCAASCNNVQVCKFLVESGAAVFATTYSDLQTAADKCEEMEEGYAQCSQFLYGVQEKMGVMNRGVVYALWDYEPQGGDELGFGEGDCMTVLRREDEVETDWWWARCGDHEGYIPRNLLGLYLRIKPRQRSLA, from the exons atgagggcggAGCCAGAAGAGACGAGGGCGGagccagaggaaccagaggaaccatCTCTGCAGCAGAAGGTTCCAAGGTTCAGATTCGCGGTGAACCGCAGAGGGAAACGTTGGCTGGCTGGTAAAACGCTGCGGGTGGCGATCTGGCTCCGGGCCTGGCGGCAGGTACCCCTGCTGGAGAAACAGATGGCCCAATGCATCATGGGAATTATGTCCAAAAATATCTGCCATGGCCCTAAATATAGCACAGGAAGCATAAAG ATGTTCCTCACCGTGTACCTCAGCAACAACGACCAGCACGTCAGCGAGGTTCCTGTCACGCCGGAGACGCTGTGCAGGGACGTGGTGGAGCTGTGCAAGGAGCCCGGCGAGGCCGAGTGCTACCTGGCTGAGATGTGGAGGGACTCAG AGCGTGTGGTTGGGGAAGCGGAGCGGATGATGGAGGTGTTGCAGCGGTGGGGGCAGCAGAGGGGGGAGGTCCGTTACCTGCTGCACCATCAGAGAGCTCCGGGCCGGGAGGCAG GAGGATCCCGAGATGCAGATCcgatgatgaagaagaaccaGGGGAAATCTGAGAGACGTCTGGAGAACGGG gtctGTTGTCTGGACGTGACACTGAGTGACCTGCAGGATCTGGCCActcgacagcagcagcagatcagcgtccagcagcagcttctggCCTCCAgg GAGCAGCGGCTGCGACACCTGAAGCTGCAGgaccagcggcagcagcagcaggatgcgTCAGAGCAGGAGCGACTGCGGCAGCTCAGAGAGAACGCTCACAACCAGGAGGCCAAACTGCGGCGGGTCCGGGCCCTCAGGGGCCAGGTGGAGCAGAAGCGCCTCAGCAACAGTAAACTGGGTCAGTGTGACGGAg tggagGAGATCGAGCAGATGACCGGCCTGTTCcagcagaagcagagggagCTGCTGGCGGCGGTGGCGAgggtggaggagctgagcgaccagctggaggagctgcggaGCAACAGGAcggagcctcctcctccacctcctcctcctcaccaccaccacaagaCCCCGCCCTCCACCGCAGAGCTGGAGCGACTCTGGAAAGAGCTGCAG ctgagGAACAAGCTGAACCAGGACCAGGGCgccaggctgcagcagcagagagacggtCTGAACAAGAGGAACCTGGAGGTGGCGGCGATGGACCGGCGGCTGGCTGAGCTCCGGCAGCGGCTCTGGAAGAAGAAGGCCGCCCTGCAGCAGAAGGAGAACCTGCCG GTGGCCTCGGATGGCGGCGCCCCTCAGCTTGGCGTGGGCTCCAGGGTGGCGGCGGTGGGGCCGTACATTCAGTTGTCCTCCGTGACGAGACCTCAGGAGCCTCCTATGAAGGCGGCGTACCCAGACGGCACGGCCACTCTGCCGATGCCCGACTCGTCCCTGAAGCCGCCACCCCGACCCGTCAAACCGGCCTCAG GTTTCATCTCCTCAAAGATAAACAAACTCTCCGACTGGAACTCTGGAGCACTTCCTGAATCCAGAGGAGGTCACGGCCACGCCTCCACCCTGCCTCGCATGTCCAGCCTCAGCCGCCGCTACTCAG GTGGTGAGACCCTCACAGACCAGACGGGCCCTCCAGTGTCCGACATCCTGCCTCCTGTCCCGTCACGGACCAGTCACACCTCTGAAAACCTGCTCAGGGACAATCag GCCTCTGGTAAAGGTCTGTCCAAGACGGCGGCGCCACCTCCAGTTCCCAGTAAGCCCAAACCGTATTCCTCGTCCGGCCCACCAACCTTCTCCAAGTCCACTTACAGCACCGGGACCTTCCCTGGTAAGGCCCGGCCGGTCGGGGGCCACCTCCGGGCTCTGGGCGTCCTCTCTAGCCACTGCAACACGCTCCCCCTGCCCAACAAGCAGGAGACCCCTCCGGCCGCCACCGTCCGCCCGTACACCCCTGACCTCTCGGAAGGCCCCCTTCCGGTGCTGCAGAAGCCCCAGACTGTGGCGGCTTCATCCATCTACTCCATGTACACCCAGCAGGCCACGCTGGGGAAGGGCTACCAGCCAGGGGGCCAGGGCACGCTACCCCGCACTCAGCCCCGAG TGTACGGGAAACCGGTCCTCCCAGCCAGCGGGGGGCAGCAGCAGTCTGTCGCCTCAGACATCACTGCCCTGAATTCTGGGTCCAATGTGTCCAACGAGGCTGACAACAGTTGCCTGGGTAACGGCGAAGGTGTCAGTGGAGAGACGGCAGAGCGTGCCACGCCTCGACCGCTCAGCCCCACCAAGCTCCTCCCCTTCCTGTCCAACCCTCACAGGAACCCCAGCGACGCCGACCTGGAGGCCCTGCGCCGCCGGCTGCACCACGCCCCCCGGCCCCTGAAGAAGCGAAGCTCCATCACAGAGCCCGAGGGCCCGGCTGGACCCAACATCCAGAAGCTGCTCTACCAGAAGACCACTCTAGCTGCCATGGAAACCATCCCCATGGAGACAGTCGGTCCAGGAGGGACCTACATTCAGCCCGGAGTTCACGAGGACAGGATGGGCGGCATGGATGTAACATCCAGGGTCGACGACGACACGGGAGCTGGCTACATCCAGCTGTTCGCCGAGAGCCCAGAggactctctgactccgcccccccTGCTGCCGCGCTCACCCATCTCTGACCCCGCCTCCTGCCGCTCCCTGTGCCCCCCtctggaggacaaggaggaggaggaggaagggggttgTCCGGCCTTAGTCCATCACTTTCTAGAGGAGTTCCCTCCTTACCCGCCCCCACCGTACCCCAGCTGTGAGGAGGCGGAGCAGGGAGACGACGCTCTTCAGCCGCCGGAGGTGACGGGGCAGGTCACAGCGCCGCCG GGTAAGAGGTCGATCCTCCGCAAAGTCAACTCGGAGCGGATCAACCACGGCCTGCGGGTCAAGTTCAACCCTCTGGCCCTCCTGCTGGACTCTTCTCTGGAGGGCGAGTACGACCTTGTGCAGAGGGTCATCTATGAC ATCTCAGCAATGGAG GTGGACGACCCCAGCATGCCGAACGACGAGGGCATCACTGCGCTGCACAACGCTGTCTGCGCCGGCCACACGGAGATCGTCAAGTTTCTGGTTCAGTTTGGCGTCAACGTCAACGCTGCCGACAGTGACGGCTG GACTCCGCTTCACTGCGCCGCCTCTTGTAACAACGTTCAGGTCTGTAAGTTCCTGGTGGAGTCGGGGGCGGCCGTGTTCGCCACCACCTACAGTGACTTGCAAACCGCTGCCGACAAATGTGAAGAAATGGAGGAGGGCTACGCACAGTGCTCCCAATTCCTCTACG GAGTTCAGGAGAAGATGGGCGTGATGAACCGCGGCGTGGTGTACGCCCTGTGGGACTACGAGCCTCAGGGCGGCGACGAGCTCGGCTTCGGCGAGGGCGACTGCATGACGGTGCTGAGGCgggaggatgaggtggagaCGGACTGGTGGTGGGCGCGATGTGGCGACCACGAGGGCTACATCCCCCGCAACCTGCTGGGG